A region of Paenibacillus sp. JNUCC-31 DNA encodes the following proteins:
- a CDS encoding TFIIB-type zinc ribbon-containing protein, whose amino-acid sequence MPVIEYKCPNCGSGMLFDSATGALSCPSCGRQDNIEQIPDPLKKQVFTENEVKEYHCNSCGADIVTEPETSATTCSFCGAAVVLSDRLTGDLAPAMVLPFAISKEEAKQAFKKWCRNGLLTPSGFMTADRVQSITGIYVPFWLYELHNKIEVHGRGTKIRTYTQGDYQYTETQHFDIYRRIRLNYVNLPIDASEKMKDELMDKLEPFPYNQLKLFKTPYLAGYIAEKYSYTDDELYPRAKEKTSSYIDSYIASTVSGYNSVSYTDKQIDTTLKNADYVLLPVWMVYYDFNRSQYTFAMNGQTGKVVGKPPISKAKVAGWFAGISAVSLLSLKLVSWMMGGGFL is encoded by the coding sequence ATGCCGGTAATCGAGTACAAGTGCCCCAACTGTGGCAGTGGAATGCTTTTTGATAGTGCAACTGGAGCGTTATCCTGCCCTAGCTGCGGACGACAGGATAATATCGAACAGATCCCCGATCCGTTGAAGAAACAGGTGTTCACGGAGAATGAGGTCAAGGAGTATCACTGCAACAGCTGCGGTGCGGACATCGTGACTGAGCCGGAGACAAGTGCAACGACATGCAGTTTCTGCGGAGCTGCCGTTGTGCTGAGTGATCGACTGACGGGAGATTTGGCCCCGGCCATGGTCCTTCCCTTTGCAATCAGCAAGGAAGAGGCCAAGCAGGCGTTCAAAAAATGGTGCAGAAACGGGCTGCTGACGCCAAGCGGATTCATGACGGCTGACCGGGTCCAGAGTATTACCGGGATATACGTACCTTTTTGGTTATATGAGTTACATAACAAAATCGAAGTTCATGGCCGTGGCACGAAGATCAGGACCTACACGCAGGGTGATTATCAGTATACGGAGACACAGCATTTTGATATTTACCGAAGAATCCGGCTTAATTATGTGAATCTTCCTATTGATGCTTCGGAGAAAATGAAAGACGAACTGATGGATAAGCTGGAGCCGTTTCCTTATAACCAGTTGAAGTTATTCAAAACGCCGTATCTCGCCGGGTACATTGCGGAAAAATATAGTTATACCGATGATGAACTTTACCCGCGCGCCAAAGAAAAAACGAGCTCTTATATCGATTCTTATATTGCATCAACCGTCTCAGGCTATAACAGTGTGAGCTACACGGACAAACAGATTGATACCACGTTAAAAAATGCGGATTATGTGCTGCTTCCGGTGTGGATGGTTTATTATGACTTTAATCGTTCACAGTATACCTTTGCGATGAATGGTCAAACGGGTAAAGTGGTGGGTAAACCGCCTATTAGCAAAGCTAAAGTTGCCGGATGGTTCGCAGGGATTTCAGCCGTTTCTCTGTTGTCGTTGAAACTGGTCTCCTGGATGATGGGAGGTGGGTTCCTGTGA